A genomic window from Tolypothrix sp. PCC 7910 includes:
- a CDS encoding O-antigen ligase yields MAIDQGSSILFRPTIWISILGLILSIIVGVVANLQPLYIFVLFVAIAILINFFKNFEQTVLGLLILRSALDAFSDQQLPAAFAVGIDILALLYVAVLLLRRQKIHTDGFWWLLAGWMALQGLWVVLQAIGGLGLGASYLPVAIREWIRVFSGLMIYLIVMQLKERLPAQKVISYLFFSLIIPLTAATLQILLPPSMLPSFLVFQSGYAIEAGSRMNGTLGHPNAFATFTLFFLGIALWKVGQVKQRLPWLILVTALAFFLVSSKSLTGLMMLVVFIPALLAPKINLVNLIGGILLFGLVIFFFASSPMGQERLQSLYGTPLLNPDIDVSRAIFLQWSDGNSFNWRIAQWTFLLEKWKYSPLLGYGLDTSRFLTPLASYSHNDYVRFLAEEGIFGFILFLFLIGALFVRLFQLAYSVPPNSSKRNLCFIMLAFLVSMLVGMLAGNVWNHTTLFFYWWTLLAVAGWDWDKPITAEVDSATSTKQKYFNYQKNSTRRRLSRSE; encoded by the coding sequence ATGGCAATAGATCAAGGTAGCAGTATTCTTTTTCGTCCTACTATTTGGATTAGTATTTTAGGGCTTATTCTTAGCATTATTGTTGGTGTGGTTGCAAACTTACAACCACTGTACATATTTGTGCTTTTTGTTGCTATTGCTATCCTCATCAATTTCTTTAAAAATTTTGAGCAAACCGTTTTAGGTTTATTAATTTTACGCAGTGCTTTGGATGCCTTTTCCGATCAGCAACTACCTGCTGCGTTTGCTGTAGGAATAGATATCTTGGCATTGCTTTATGTTGCGGTTCTCTTGCTACGCAGACAAAAAATACACACCGATGGATTTTGGTGGTTGCTAGCAGGATGGATGGCACTACAAGGATTATGGGTAGTTTTACAAGCAATAGGTGGGTTAGGGCTAGGAGCCTCATACTTACCAGTAGCTATAAGGGAATGGATACGAGTATTTTCGGGATTAATGATTTACCTGATAGTCATGCAATTGAAAGAGCGACTACCAGCACAAAAAGTAATTTCTTACTTATTCTTTAGTTTGATCATTCCCTTAACTGCAGCTACTTTGCAAATCTTGTTACCACCATCAATGCTGCCTTCGTTTCTAGTATTTCAAAGCGGATATGCTATTGAAGCTGGATCGCGGATGAATGGAACCTTGGGGCATCCCAATGCTTTTGCGACATTCACTTTGTTTTTTCTGGGTATTGCACTGTGGAAAGTGGGGCAGGTAAAGCAACGTTTACCTTGGCTAATATTAGTTACTGCTCTGGCTTTTTTCTTAGTTAGTAGTAAGTCATTAACAGGGTTAATGATGCTGGTAGTTTTTATCCCAGCATTATTGGCACCGAAGATAAATTTAGTCAACTTAATTGGTGGTATTTTGCTGTTTGGGTTAGTAATATTTTTCTTTGCTAGCTCACCTATGGGGCAAGAGCGTTTGCAATCTTTGTATGGCACGCCACTATTAAATCCAGATATTGATGTATCCCGGGCAATTTTTTTGCAATGGAGTGATGGTAATAGCTTTAATTGGCGGATTGCTCAGTGGACATTCTTACTAGAAAAATGGAAGTATTCACCACTTTTAGGATATGGATTAGACACCTCTAGGTTCTTAACTCCTCTAGCTAGTTATTCTCATAACGATTATGTGAGATTTTTAGCAGAAGAAGGAATTTTTGGTTTCATTCTATTTTTGTTTTTAATTGGTGCCCTATTTGTTCGTCTGTTCCAACTAGCTTACTCTGTTCCACCTAATTCTTCTAAACGCAATCTTTGTTTTATTATGCTAGCGTTTCTCGTCTCTATGTTAGTAGGGATGTTAGCGGGAAATGTTTGGAATCACACTACTCTATTTTTCTACTGGTGGACTTTATTAGCGGTAGCCGGCTGGGATTGGGATAAACCGATAACTGCTGAAGTTGATTCAGCTACATCTACAAAACAGAAATACTTTAATTATCAAAAGAATTCTACTCGCCGTCGCTTGTCACGCTCTGAATAA
- the murG gene encoding undecaprenyldiphospho-muramoylpentapeptide beta-N-acetylglucosaminyltransferase — protein sequence MVEEAPIRLLIAASGTGGHLFPAIALAQKLPEYEIEWLGVPNRLETQLVPKHYPLHTIAVEGFQQGFSISSLGILGKLIGSILDVRRILKQGKFQGLFTTGGYIAGPAVIAARSLGIPVVFHESNALPGKVTRFFGPWCDAVAVGFDVAAQYLPRAKNIYVGTPVRSQFLDPGINVSLDLPIPDGVPLIVVFGGSQGAVAINQLVRQSAPAWFAAGAYVVHLTGDKDPEADSLKHPQYIALPFYDNMAALLRRANLAISRSGAGSLTELGVCGTPAILIPYPFAAEDHQTYNAKVFTKAGAALVFPQSELTAEILQNQVLELLRSPSELAKMGEKAKAIAIPDSADKLAQLLREVVER from the coding sequence ATGGTAGAAGAAGCACCGATTAGGTTATTAATAGCAGCCAGTGGGACTGGTGGACACTTGTTCCCCGCGATCGCACTGGCCCAAAAACTTCCAGAATATGAAATTGAATGGTTGGGTGTCCCCAATCGCTTAGAAACTCAGCTTGTACCTAAACACTATCCATTGCATACTATTGCAGTCGAAGGGTTTCAGCAAGGTTTTAGCATTTCGTCTTTAGGCATTTTGGGTAAACTCATTGGTTCGATTCTGGATGTGAGACGCATCCTGAAACAAGGTAAATTTCAGGGATTGTTTACCACAGGAGGTTATATAGCAGGCCCCGCCGTGATTGCGGCGCGTTCTCTAGGAATACCTGTAGTTTTCCACGAATCTAACGCTTTACCTGGTAAGGTAACACGCTTTTTCGGCCCTTGGTGTGATGCTGTGGCTGTGGGTTTTGATGTAGCTGCCCAGTATTTACCCCGTGCTAAAAATATTTATGTTGGGACTCCAGTGCGATCGCAATTCCTCGATCCAGGAATCAATGTATCCCTAGATTTACCCATTCCTGATGGCGTTCCCTTAATTGTTGTTTTTGGTGGTAGTCAAGGCGCAGTCGCAATTAATCAATTAGTTCGCCAATCTGCACCAGCTTGGTTTGCAGCTGGCGCTTATGTAGTGCATTTAACTGGTGATAAAGATCCCGAAGCAGACAGTCTCAAGCATCCCCAATATATCGCCTTGCCGTTTTACGATAATATGGCAGCGTTGTTGCGACGGGCAAATTTAGCCATTAGTCGTTCTGGTGCTGGTAGTTTAACAGAATTGGGGGTGTGTGGTACGCCAGCGATTTTGATTCCCTACCCCTTTGCAGCCGAAGACCATCAAACCTACAATGCCAAGGTATTTACTAAAGCAGGCGCAGCCTTAGTATTCCCGCAATCAGAGTTAACTGCTGAGATATTGCAGAATCAGGTTTTAGAATTATTGCGTTCACCTAGTGAACTAGCCAAAATGGGAGAGAAAGCAAAGGCGATCGCAATTCCCGATAGTGCTGATAAATTAGCGCAATTACTGCGTGAAGTAGTGGAAAGGTAG
- a CDS encoding PsaJ protein: MQKSNDQSRYFQRYLSLAPVLAVLAISIAFSTWAIFNFIFPDLLFHPMP; this comes from the coding sequence ATGCAGAAATCCAACGACCAATCACGCTATTTCCAGAGATATCTTTCTCTCGCACCAGTTTTGGCAGTACTTGCTATCTCAATAGCTTTTTCTACATGGGCGATTTTTAATTTTATTTTTCCCGATTTGCTCTTTCATCCCATGCCATAA
- a CDS encoding isoprenylcysteine carboxylmethyltransferase family protein: MENTANAEKTGVTVLTAVNIAKAMPIAWLVMFTIIFGIQDWRQVIYLCLHVSYCLWWLIEQWFYPQRKELFNQPVGASGFIFILLFVGVFYVMPGYLAFINPVPLSMTTASIALLLYIFGSLINASADVQKLTAKQFSAGLVRDNIWRFSRNINYFGDLLRYLSFSVVAGSVWAYLVPGTVFLLYLQRMSQKEQSMSAKYPDYENYQKSSARLIPFIW, from the coding sequence ATGGAGAATACTGCCAACGCCGAAAAAACTGGGGTAACAGTACTCACTGCGGTTAACATTGCGAAAGCAATGCCAATTGCTTGGTTAGTTATGTTTACTATTATCTTCGGCATTCAAGACTGGCGACAAGTCATTTATCTTTGTCTGCATGTTAGTTATTGTCTTTGGTGGCTGATTGAACAATGGTTTTATCCCCAGCGCAAAGAGTTATTTAATCAGCCTGTAGGGGCAAGTGGGTTCATCTTTATACTATTATTCGTTGGGGTTTTCTATGTTATGCCTGGATACTTGGCGTTTATTAACCCTGTTCCCCTTTCCATGACGACAGCATCAATAGCATTATTACTGTATATTTTTGGTAGTTTGATCAATGCTAGCGCTGATGTACAAAAGCTGACTGCTAAACAGTTCAGTGCGGGACTAGTTCGTGATAACATTTGGCGATTCTCCCGCAATATTAATTACTTCGGCGATTTGTTGCGTTATTTGAGTTTTAGTGTAGTAGCTGGTTCTGTTTGGGCTTATTTGGTGCCAGGAACAGTTTTTCTGTTGTACCTCCAACGTATGTCTCAAAAGGAACAGTCTATGTCTGCCAAGTATCCAGATTATGAAAATTACCAAAAATCTAGCGCCCGCTTGATTCCCTTTATTTGGTAA
- a CDS encoding VOC family protein has protein sequence MTMIRFEHINISCKDIDASRNFYQTLFPDWYVRAEGIFNGDRWMHFGNNQFYLALNDNSEQERVHKPYESIGINHVGFVINDGEAMKELLEAKGIDYYTMTAPETKHRIYVNDPDGNEIELVEYNRDYALA, from the coding sequence ATGACTATGATTCGCTTTGAACACATTAACATTTCTTGTAAAGATATCGATGCCAGTCGGAATTTTTACCAAACTTTATTTCCTGATTGGTATGTGCGAGCCGAAGGAATATTCAATGGCGATCGCTGGATGCATTTTGGTAACAATCAGTTTTATCTAGCCTTGAATGATAACTCAGAACAAGAGCGAGTACATAAACCATACGAAAGCATTGGTATTAATCACGTCGGCTTTGTAATTAATGATGGCGAAGCCATGAAAGAATTACTAGAAGCTAAAGGCATTGATTATTACACCATGACAGCACCAGAAACAAAGCATAGAATTTATGTCAACGACCCCGATGGTAATGAAATTGAGTTAGTTGAATATAATCGCGATTATGCTTTGGCGTAG
- a CDS encoding nuclear transport factor 2 family protein, translating into MTKIITLLLKRRCKFPTSIGLILSLVTLGIVSTWQCTQASTPRNSQLSRKSTSERVADRKYAQNAPSELTNLLTQIDTAANQGDIKKVIEFYSPNFTHGDGLNRQTLEKALVDLWKRYPKLRYSTQLQSWQSQGNGIVAETVTNITGLPSGNSNNVTLNATIRSRQRIAGAKIIRQDILSERTLLTSGSKPPQVDVKLPQQVQVGQQYNFDAIVQEPLGDEFLLGTAIEEPIKADKYLNPTPVDLELLNSGGLFKVGRAPSNPGSQWLSAVILRGDGMTMVTQRLQVVKK; encoded by the coding sequence ATGACTAAGATTATTACTTTATTACTGAAACGCCGCTGCAAATTTCCCACCAGTATCGGGCTAATTTTATCTTTAGTGACCCTGGGGATCGTCAGTACTTGGCAATGTACTCAAGCTAGTACACCAAGAAACTCACAACTTTCTAGGAAATCAACATCTGAGCGTGTAGCTGACAGAAAATACGCACAAAACGCACCCTCCGAGTTGACCAATTTATTGACACAAATTGATACTGCAGCTAACCAAGGTGATATTAAAAAGGTAATCGAATTTTACAGTCCTAATTTTACTCATGGCGATGGTTTAAATCGCCAAACTTTAGAAAAAGCCTTAGTTGACCTCTGGAAGCGATATCCCAAATTGAGATACAGTACCCAGCTGCAATCTTGGCAATCACAAGGCAATGGTATTGTGGCTGAAACCGTCACTAATATAACTGGTTTACCTTCGGGTAACAGTAATAATGTTACTCTCAACGCCACAATTAGATCTCGTCAGCGAATTGCAGGTGCAAAAATCATCCGTCAAGATATTTTGTCGGAACGTACCTTACTTACTTCAGGTAGCAAGCCACCTCAAGTTGATGTTAAGTTACCACAACAAGTTCAAGTTGGACAGCAATATAATTTTGATGCCATCGTTCAAGAACCATTAGGCGATGAGTTTCTTTTAGGAACCGCCATAGAAGAACCTATTAAAGCAGACAAATATCTTAACCCCACACCTGTGGATTTAGAATTACTCAACTCTGGCGGACTTTTTAAAGTAGGACGCGCACCCTCAAACCCTGGTAGCCAATGGCTTTCTGCTGTCATCCTGCGCGGAGATGGAATGACAATGGTGACACAGCGGTTACAAGTTGTGAAAAAGTAA
- a CDS encoding SDR family oxidoreductase, translating into MTKKTVLITGAANGIGYELAYIFAQNDYNLVLIDIMAQRLADVTEKIKQQFDIWVKPIVKDLSIKSSPEEIFAELQQESIQIDVLVNNAGFGIHGLFSETNLNTELDMLQVNLVTLTHLTKLFLKDMVSKGEGKILNLASAAAFQPGPLMAVYFATKAYILSFSQALASELENTGVTVTALCPGPTESAFHERTGLAGAKQIESNNMMDAETVAKIGYRALMEGKTVAIPGLKNKILAEMVRFTPRNLVTKIVKNMQEVK; encoded by the coding sequence ATTACAAAAAAAACCGTTCTGATTACAGGCGCAGCTAACGGGATTGGCTATGAATTGGCATATATTTTTGCCCAGAATGACTATAATCTCGTATTAATAGATATCATGGCACAAAGGCTAGCAGATGTTACTGAGAAAATTAAGCAGCAATTTGACATTTGGGTAAAACCTATAGTTAAAGATTTATCTATAAAAAGTTCACCAGAAGAGATTTTTGCAGAATTACAACAAGAATCTATTCAGATTGATGTGCTAGTAAATAATGCTGGATTTGGTATTCATGGTTTATTTAGCGAAACCAACTTGAATACTGAACTAGATATGCTGCAAGTAAATTTAGTCACCCTGACTCATTTAACTAAGTTATTTCTCAAAGATATGGTGAGCAAAGGTGAGGGTAAAATATTAAATCTTGCTTCTGCAGCTGCTTTTCAACCCGGCCCTTTAATGGCAGTTTATTTTGCTACAAAAGCCTATATTTTATCCTTTTCCCAAGCGCTAGCAAGTGAATTAGAAAATACAGGTGTCACAGTGACAGCCCTCTGTCCCGGGCCAACAGAATCCGCTTTTCATGAACGTACAGGGCTTGCAGGTGCTAAGCAAATAGAAAGTAATAATATGATGGATGCAGAAACAGTAGCGAAAATCGGTTATCGTGCCTTAATGGAAGGTAAAACTGTTGCTATTCCTGGGTTGAAAAATAAAATTTTAGCAGAAATGGTGAGATTTACACCCAGAAATTTGGTTACAAAGATTGTGAAAAATATGCAGGAAGTTAAATAA
- a CDS encoding oligosaccharide flippase family protein, with protein sequence MPNTKDIKGKIIRGGVSMTLRQLLVAALSMVNVLVIARMLGPGLYGIVTIVLSIFYFLNQVCRLGLQVYLVRQPNLTDEEPAQIQAFYNFLGIAICAVLWCAAPLVGWWTKEPEVTGALQAVLPALWMDMVTRVPTSMLERELNFDKVGLLEAVSRVVLYVSAIPLVLIGWGYWGPIIGTVLGYLVQLVMAYYYYPVPWRWSWQWKVVKPAINYGLTYSGSDGILNLRRLRLPLLVSRLGGTEIVGYISIAMRLAEQLAILRLVVRRMSISVMAKLVDKPEQTRKAISKGMTYQALLIGPICAAFSCTSAWLIPLMFSHKWLISAQIFPFIAVGVLVGAIFELHTSSLYAVGHNYEIAHRNAWYVGVLWLATLIFLPLMGLWGYGLSEILALPSFYLLHQSIAKLFGSPDYWDAFWITLVSTISMFAGVFLPPVAAVGILIVSYGAIFIYCPGIRKVPLDIWAARRSAA encoded by the coding sequence ATGCCTAATACAAAAGATATTAAAGGAAAAATAATTCGCGGCGGTGTCTCAATGACACTGAGACAATTACTAGTTGCAGCCCTTTCAATGGTGAATGTGCTAGTAATTGCTCGGATGTTAGGCCCGGGGTTATACGGTATTGTCACTATTGTCTTAAGTATTTTTTATTTTTTAAATCAAGTCTGCCGTTTGGGATTGCAGGTTTACCTAGTACGTCAGCCAAATCTTACTGATGAAGAACCCGCACAAATCCAGGCATTTTATAACTTTTTGGGAATAGCGATTTGTGCTGTATTGTGGTGTGCTGCTCCCCTTGTTGGCTGGTGGACAAAAGAGCCAGAGGTGACTGGTGCATTACAAGCTGTCTTACCCGCACTATGGATGGATATGGTCACTCGAGTTCCGACTAGTATGTTGGAGCGAGAGCTGAATTTCGACAAAGTGGGTTTGTTAGAAGCAGTTTCCCGTGTGGTGTTGTATGTTTCGGCTATTCCCCTAGTATTAATTGGCTGGGGCTATTGGGGGCCGATTATTGGCACAGTTTTGGGATATTTAGTCCAACTAGTAATGGCGTACTATTATTATCCTGTTCCTTGGCGCTGGAGTTGGCAATGGAAGGTAGTTAAACCCGCCATAAATTATGGACTTACCTATTCTGGCTCTGATGGTATTTTAAACCTGAGAAGATTACGATTGCCTTTACTAGTTAGTCGTTTAGGCGGTACGGAAATAGTTGGCTACATTAGTATTGCCATGCGATTGGCAGAGCAATTAGCAATCTTACGTTTGGTGGTGCGGCGGATGTCCATTAGCGTGATGGCAAAATTAGTGGATAAGCCAGAACAAACGCGTAAGGCAATTAGTAAAGGAATGACATATCAGGCTCTATTAATTGGGCCGATTTGTGCTGCCTTTTCTTGTACTTCTGCCTGGTTAATTCCTTTAATGTTCTCTCATAAGTGGTTAATCAGCGCTCAAATCTTTCCCTTCATTGCAGTGGGAGTGCTGGTAGGAGCAATTTTTGAACTGCATACATCTAGTTTGTATGCTGTGGGGCATAACTATGAAATTGCTCATCGCAATGCTTGGTATGTAGGCGTTCTGTGGTTAGCAACCTTAATTTTTCTCCCCCTAATGGGATTATGGGGATACGGTTTGTCAGAAATTCTGGCTTTACCCAGCTTCTACCTGCTTCATCAATCCATTGCTAAGTTATTTGGTTCACCCGATTATTGGGATGCCTTTTGGATTACCTTAGTTTCGACAATTTCTATGTTTGCTGGTGTGTTCTTACCACCAGTTGCAGCAGTGGGAATACTAATTGTCAGCTATGGAGCGATATTTATCTATTGTCCTGGTATTCGTAAGGTTCCTTTGGATATTTGGGCAGCTAGGCGATCGGCAGCTTAA
- a CDS encoding SDR family oxidoreductase, with protein MISLQNQIILITGASSGIGTACAKVFAGAGARLILAARRLERLQELAANLSEEFGTETHLLQLDVRDRLAVESAISSLPAAWSEIDILINNAGLSRGLDKLHEGSFEDWEEMIDTNIKGLLYLTRYVVPGMVKRDRGHVVNIGSIAGHQTYPNGNVYCGTKAAVRAISEGLKQDLLGTPVRVTSVDPGMVETEFSDVRFHGDSDRAKKVYQGVQPLTPEDVADVIFFCTTRSPHVNINEVVLMPVDQASATLVNRRT; from the coding sequence ATGATTTCCCTGCAAAATCAAATTATTCTGATCACTGGTGCAAGTAGTGGGATTGGTACTGCTTGTGCCAAAGTTTTTGCTGGTGCGGGTGCAAGGTTGATTTTAGCGGCACGAAGACTAGAACGGTTACAGGAGTTAGCTGCTAACCTCAGTGAAGAATTTGGTACAGAAACTCATTTGTTACAGCTAGATGTGCGCGATCGCCTGGCGGTGGAATCTGCTATTTCTAGTCTCCCGGCTGCTTGGTCAGAGATTGATATCCTGATAAATAATGCTGGACTGAGTCGCGGTTTAGACAAGTTGCATGAAGGCAGCTTTGAGGACTGGGAAGAAATGATTGATACCAATATCAAGGGTTTACTTTACCTTACTCGCTATGTTGTGCCAGGGATGGTAAAACGCGATCGCGGTCATGTGGTAAATATTGGTTCGATAGCTGGACATCAAACCTACCCCAACGGCAATGTTTATTGTGGAACAAAAGCGGCTGTCAGAGCGATTTCCGAAGGTTTAAAACAAGATTTATTAGGTACACCTGTGCGGGTGACTTCTGTCGATCCCGGTATGGTAGAAACAGAGTTTAGCGATGTGCGGTTTCATGGCGATAGCGATCGCGCCAAAAAAGTATACCAAGGAGTTCAGCCCCTAACGCCAGAAGATGTGGCTGATGTGATATTTTTCTGCACCACGCGATCGCCTCATGTAAATATCAATGAAGTGGTACTTATGCCTGTTGATCAAGCTAGCGCTACACTGGTTAATCGGCGCACATGA
- a CDS encoding DUF6737 family protein produces the protein MQEKKPISPWNYKPWWCQPWSIVLTGITLISSSWLVFKTIWLTVIISIPILVWMGFFLLIWPQLIIRSGILDSYQNQNLDN, from the coding sequence ATGCAAGAAAAAAAGCCCATAAGTCCGTGGAATTACAAACCTTGGTGGTGTCAACCCTGGTCTATAGTTCTCACCGGTATAACACTGATTAGTAGTAGCTGGCTAGTATTTAAAACTATTTGGCTAACAGTTATCATCTCTATACCTATCTTGGTTTGGATGGGCTTTTTTCTATTAATCTGGCCACAACTAATTATTCGCAGTGGTATTTTAGATTCTTACCAAAATCAAAATTTAGATAATTGA